One Oryzomonas sagensis genomic region harbors:
- the meaB gene encoding methylmalonyl Co-A mutase-associated GTPase MeaB, protein MSLADQVLNGDIRAAARMMRDIDDNRPLAVEELKRLYPHTGTAYIIGITGPPGAGKSTLVDQLTASFRKKGKKVGVVAIDPTSPFTGGAILGDRIRMNRHASDEGVFIRSLATRGALGGLSRSTSDVALVMDALGMDIVIIETVGVGQDEVDIVKTAHTTCVVMVPGLGDDIQAIKAGILEIGDIFVVNKADRDGADRTARELAAMLEMRTAPEGGWNPQVLKTEAQRGVGIDELSGEILAHRDFLVTSGRIADFVRERNQRHFVDILRDGLYRHALAFMGRDGSLERIVDGMGDNTLDPYSAAEAVISRMTGGVAEP, encoded by the coding sequence ATGTCCCTCGCAGATCAGGTTTTGAACGGTGATATCCGTGCCGCGGCGCGCATGATGCGCGATATCGACGACAACCGGCCCCTCGCGGTCGAGGAGTTGAAACGGCTCTACCCCCACACCGGCACGGCCTACATCATCGGCATCACCGGCCCTCCGGGGGCCGGCAAATCGACCCTGGTGGACCAGTTGACCGCATCCTTCCGCAAGAAGGGGAAGAAGGTGGGGGTGGTGGCCATCGACCCCACCAGCCCCTTCACCGGCGGTGCCATTCTGGGTGACCGCATCCGCATGAACCGCCACGCCTCCGACGAGGGGGTCTTCATTCGCAGCCTGGCGACCCGCGGCGCCCTGGGCGGCCTGTCCCGTTCCACCTCCGATGTGGCGCTGGTAATGGATGCCTTGGGCATGGATATCGTTATCATCGAAACCGTCGGCGTCGGCCAGGACGAGGTGGATATCGTCAAGACCGCCCACACCACCTGTGTCGTCATGGTGCCGGGGCTGGGCGACGACATTCAGGCCATCAAGGCTGGCATTCTGGAGATCGGCGATATTTTCGTGGTCAACAAGGCCGACCGCGACGGTGCCGACCGCACCGCCCGGGAACTGGCCGCCATGCTGGAGATGCGCACCGCCCCCGAGGGGGGGTGGAACCCCCAGGTCCTCAAGACCGAAGCCCAGCGCGGCGTCGGTATCGATGAACTGTCAGGCGAGATCCTGGCCCACCGGGACTTCCTCGTTACCAGCGGCCGGATCGCCGATTTCGTGCGGGAACGCAACCAGCGGCATTTTGTGGATATCCTGCGGGACGGCCTCTACCGGCACGCCCTGGCGTTCATGGGACGCGACGGGAGCCTGGAGCGGATCGTGGACGGCATGGGCGACAACACCCTCGACCCCTATTCGGCGGCCGAGGCGGTGATTTCGCGCATGACCGGAGGCGTGGCCGAACCATGA
- the cbiQ gene encoding cobalt ECF transporter T component CbiQ yields the protein MRHLQRQGATGGVAAAVDPRIRLLAAGVLLALVVSSTGALFPWIVAAFCLPAALVQGMGVRTLLVRLLHPLFIAAVVLILKSCMGAGSAVELFRLGSFAVAFHADGFQAGLVIAARIMGAVSVAVLLGQVATFTETMAALAWLRVPRALVEVTLFAWRSLFMLYDDAATVYTAQKNRLGYCGLRRGLRSFGTMAGMLVIRAFDNSDAMTTAMTQRGYDGSLPLLRGARLSMAQVAGLVVFAVVATAAWSVQNWPR from the coding sequence ATGAGACACCTGCAGCGACAGGGTGCCACGGGCGGGGTTGCCGCGGCTGTCGATCCGCGCATCCGCCTGCTGGCCGCCGGCGTGTTGCTGGCGCTGGTCGTCAGTTCCACCGGCGCGCTCTTCCCGTGGATCGTGGCGGCCTTCTGCCTGCCGGCTGCCCTGGTGCAGGGCATGGGGGTGCGAACGCTCCTGGTGCGCCTACTGCACCCCCTGTTCATCGCCGCGGTGGTCCTCATCCTGAAATCGTGCATGGGGGCGGGGAGCGCGGTCGAGTTGTTCAGGCTCGGCTCCTTTGCTGTCGCCTTCCACGCCGACGGCTTCCAGGCGGGCCTGGTGATCGCTGCCCGCATCATGGGGGCGGTGTCGGTGGCGGTGCTCCTGGGCCAGGTGGCGACCTTTACCGAAACCATGGCGGCCCTGGCCTGGCTACGGGTCCCCCGCGCCCTGGTGGAAGTGACCCTGTTCGCCTGGCGCTCCCTGTTCATGCTGTACGACGATGCCGCCACGGTCTATACGGCCCAGAAAAACCGCCTCGGCTACTGCGGCCTGCGCCGCGGCCTCCGCTCCTTCGGCACCATGGCCGGCATGCTGGTCATCCGCGCTTTCGACAACAGCGATGCCATGACCACCGCCATGACGCAGCGGGGCTACGACGGCTCCCTGCCGCTTCTGCGCGGCGCCCGGCTGAGCATGGCGCAGGTGGCCGGTTTGGTCGTTTTTGCCGTCGTGGCAACCGCCGCATGGAGCGTACAGAATTGGCCGCGATGA
- a CDS encoding energy-coupling factor ABC transporter ATP-binding protein, with protein MTPRLSAQIASFRYPDGTAALNDIRLEVMPGEFCGILGSNGSGKTTLLKILDGIVKEFTGQVLLDGDEIRRLSPREIYGKMGLVFQNPDDQLFAHSVYEDVAFGPRNMGCGETEVGRRVSEALEAVEMAGLARKDIQNLSYGQKKRVCIAGLLAMGHEILLLDEPTAGLDPMGEHRMMELLTRLNRESGVTIVMATHSVDLVPVFLSRLHVLSRGGLVRSGTPEEVFHSPEELANVKLRLPYIAELIHRLRIDDHLPFKRLPLTIGAARREILETMGGQGPA; from the coding sequence ATGACCCCGCGCCTGAGCGCACAGATCGCCTCGTTCCGCTATCCCGACGGCACCGCCGCCCTGAACGATATCCGCCTTGAGGTCATGCCGGGGGAGTTCTGCGGCATCTTGGGTTCCAACGGCTCCGGCAAGACCACCCTGCTCAAGATTCTGGACGGCATCGTCAAGGAGTTCACCGGCCAGGTGCTCCTGGACGGGGACGAGATCCGGCGACTTTCCCCCCGGGAGATCTACGGCAAGATGGGGCTGGTGTTCCAGAACCCGGACGACCAGCTCTTCGCCCATTCGGTGTACGAGGATGTGGCCTTCGGCCCCCGCAACATGGGGTGCGGCGAGACCGAGGTGGGCCGCAGGGTCTCCGAGGCGCTGGAGGCGGTGGAGATGGCCGGCCTGGCCCGCAAGGACATCCAGAATCTGAGTTACGGCCAGAAAAAGCGGGTCTGCATCGCCGGGCTCCTGGCCATGGGACACGAGATCCTGCTCCTGGACGAACCGACCGCCGGCCTTGACCCCATGGGGGAACACCGCATGATGGAACTCTTGACCCGCCTGAACCGGGAGTCGGGGGTGACCATCGTCATGGCGACCCATAGCGTGGACCTGGTGCCGGTCTTTCTCTCCCGCCTCCACGTCCTGAGCCGGGGAGGGCTGGTACGCAGCGGCACACCGGAGGAGGTCTTCCATTCCCCGGAGGAGTTGGCAAACGTCAAGCTGCGCCTTCCCTACATCGCCGAGCTGATCCACCGGCTGAGGATCGACGACCATCTCCCCTTCAAACGGCTCCCCCTGACCATCGGCGCGGCGCGTCGGGAGATCTTGGAGACCATGGGCGGGCAGGGCCCGGCATGA
- the rfaE1 gene encoding D-glycero-beta-D-manno-heptose-7-phosphate kinase has translation MDRKSLESLFNRIGTVKCLVMGDLMLDEYLWGKTERISPEAPVQVVDVLREELRLGGAGNVVNSLRALGAQVTVCSVVGQDANGEVLLSALGRQAAGTEAVFRDPGRRTSRKTRVVASNQQIVRIDRESRTPLPKDVEEQVCAWIAAHAGEFGVILLSDYNKGVLTQRVIEAAVAAAAKAAVPVLVDPKGADFARYHGATILTPNRKEAETASGMAIHDMDSLSRAAESIMETAGLEHLLITRSEEGMSLFTRHGTAVHIPTVAREVFDVSGAGDTVLATLAVGMASGLTMAEAAGLANVAAGIAVGKLGTSTVAPAEIIDAVALGHHDSESKIKNRDVLPAIIEAEKANGKRIVFTNGCFDLLHAGHVKYLQKARRLGDILVLGLNSDASVRRLKGPKRPLIAEDERAHILAALDCIDYVVIFDEDTPLELITALKPHILAKGGDYTADGVVGKDVVEAYGGRVELVSFVDGKSTTNIIERVLERYSGN, from the coding sequence GTGGACCGTAAATCGCTGGAATCGCTGTTTAACCGCATCGGCACCGTCAAATGCCTGGTCATGGGCGACCTGATGCTGGACGAGTACCTGTGGGGCAAGACCGAGCGCATCTCCCCCGAAGCCCCGGTGCAGGTGGTGGATGTGCTGCGCGAGGAATTGCGCCTGGGGGGGGCGGGGAACGTGGTCAACAGCCTGCGGGCCCTGGGGGCGCAGGTGACGGTCTGCTCGGTCGTGGGACAGGACGCCAACGGCGAAGTCTTGTTGTCCGCCCTCGGGCGCCAGGCGGCCGGTACGGAGGCCGTGTTCCGCGATCCGGGGCGGCGCACCAGCCGCAAAACCCGGGTGGTGGCCTCCAACCAGCAGATCGTGCGCATCGACCGGGAATCGCGCACCCCCCTGCCCAAGGATGTGGAAGAACAGGTGTGCGCCTGGATCGCCGCCCACGCCGGGGAGTTCGGCGTCATCCTGCTCTCCGACTACAACAAGGGGGTGCTGACCCAGCGGGTCATCGAGGCCGCCGTCGCCGCTGCCGCCAAAGCCGCCGTCCCCGTGCTGGTGGACCCCAAGGGGGCGGACTTTGCCCGCTACCACGGCGCGACCATCCTGACCCCCAACCGGAAGGAGGCCGAAACCGCTTCCGGGATGGCCATCCACGACATGGACTCCCTCTCCCGGGCCGCCGAGTCGATCATGGAAACCGCCGGGCTGGAACACCTGCTGATTACCCGCAGCGAGGAGGGGATGTCCCTGTTCACGCGCCACGGCACCGCGGTCCATATCCCGACCGTGGCCCGGGAGGTGTTCGACGTCTCCGGCGCCGGCGACACGGTCCTGGCCACCCTGGCGGTGGGCATGGCCTCCGGGCTGACCATGGCCGAGGCGGCCGGGCTGGCCAACGTGGCCGCCGGCATTGCGGTCGGCAAGCTGGGGACCTCCACGGTCGCGCCAGCCGAGATCATCGATGCCGTGGCCCTCGGCCACCACGACAGCGAATCCAAGATCAAGAACCGGGATGTGCTCCCCGCCATCATCGAGGCGGAGAAGGCCAACGGCAAGCGGATCGTCTTCACCAACGGCTGCTTTGACCTGCTGCACGCCGGGCATGTCAAATATCTCCAGAAGGCGCGCCGCCTTGGGGACATCCTGGTGCTGGGCCTCAACAGCGACGCCTCGGTGCGCCGGCTCAAGGGCCCCAAACGCCCCCTGATCGCCGAGGATGAGCGGGCCCACATCCTGGCGGCACTGGACTGCATCGATTACGTGGTGATCTTCGACGAGGACACCCCCCTGGAGTTGATCACGGCATTGAAGCCCCATATCCTGGCCAAGGGGGGGGACTACACCGCCGACGGGGTCGTGGGCAAGGATGTGGTGGAGGCCTACGGCGGGCGGGTGGAACTGGTTTCGTTTGTGGACGGCAAATCCACCACCAACATCATCGAACGCGTGCTGGAGCGCTACTCCGGCAACTGA
- a CDS encoding response regulator produces the protein MSEQAVTDRELWILGVQAESGRGQVLTAYLESGGYRNRLERLENVASGRPLGIILDISPFSDDGWGLLRQIKSDPATRNIPILPVFLSEKGAIGGVFPVAGFFTLPVDDHYLLERLAVYGLTEDAETWDLQALVVSRSGEENLARAVESVGFEIVKGYTGKEAMALISIRPKYLAFSTLMLPDMSAFELLEKIRLYPYSRNTPLFVLLKEEMKEGEKKAMAREVANLVSKKQLTCEEFLGYLRRRE, from the coding sequence ATGTCAGAACAAGCCGTCACCGATCGGGAACTGTGGATTCTGGGGGTACAAGCGGAGAGCGGCCGCGGGCAGGTCCTCACTGCATACCTGGAGAGCGGCGGCTACAGGAATCGCCTGGAACGCCTGGAAAACGTGGCCTCGGGCCGCCCCCTCGGCATCATCCTGGACATCTCCCCCTTTTCCGACGACGGCTGGGGCCTGCTCCGTCAGATCAAGAGCGATCCGGCGACCCGCAACATCCCCATCCTGCCGGTGTTTTTGAGCGAGAAGGGCGCCATAGGGGGCGTGTTCCCGGTGGCCGGCTTCTTTACCCTGCCGGTGGACGACCATTACCTCCTGGAGCGGCTGGCGGTGTACGGCCTGACCGAGGACGCCGAAACCTGGGACCTGCAGGCGCTGGTCGTCTCCCGTTCGGGAGAGGAAAACCTCGCCCGGGCCGTGGAATCGGTGGGGTTCGAGATCGTCAAGGGATATACCGGCAAGGAGGCCATGGCGTTGATCTCCATCAGGCCCAAGTACCTGGCCTTCAGTACCCTGATGCTCCCGGATATGTCGGCCTTCGAGCTATTGGAAAAGATCCGCCTCTACCCCTACAGCCGCAATACCCCCCTGTTCGTGCTGCTCAAGGAGGAGATGAAGGAGGGGGAAAAGAAGGCCATGGCGCGGGAGGTGGCCAACCTGGTTTCCAAGAAGCAGCTTACCTGCGAGGAGTTTCTGGGGTATCTGCGGCGGCGGGAGTAG
- a CDS encoding AbrB/MazE/SpoVT family DNA-binding domain-containing protein, whose protein sequence is MLLQTDARRRITLPPTAGIEPGDAIDLEILEDGRIMLIPVEPVPKHQLWAWTAEVKQAVSTSLADPRPSVVVESAKDVGKVAKRWSGED, encoded by the coding sequence ATGTTGCTACAAACAGACGCTAGGCGCCGCATTACATTGCCCCCGACCGCCGGGATAGAACCGGGGGATGCCATTGACCTTGAAATCCTGGAAGACGGCCGGATCATGCTGATCCCCGTGGAACCGGTGCCGAAACACCAGTTGTGGGCCTGGACCGCCGAGGTCAAGCAGGCTGTCAGCACATCGCTTGCCGACCCAAGGCCGTCCGTGGTGGTCGAATCCGCCAAAGACGTTGGGAAGGTAGCCAAGAGGTGGTCCGGTGAGGATTGA
- a CDS encoding peptidylprolyl isomerase: MRRNTCTLLLICLFLAPAGAHAKVVNAIAAIVNDEIITLHEINREAQPALRDADQKSPLDDAGRSRIRHAVLNQLVEKKLIEQKARELNIKIGDEEIRQAIDDVKRQNKLPSQEALVSALATQGLTFDQYRDQLRDQLERLRLVSMEVRAKIQVGESEMREYYEANQAKYTEEESYHARHIFFRTSEKAPAEEIKRAMTTALMVLAEAKSGKDFAELAKSYSEDPAARKDGGDLGVFKKGDMLPELEQTILALKPGEVSELVSTPAGFHIIKLEERIKGKVKPFESVKAEIEDTIYRKKSEERFSQWAKELRSRASVEIKDLKGIL, translated from the coding sequence ATGAGACGAAACACCTGTACCCTGCTGCTCATCTGCCTGTTCCTGGCGCCCGCCGGAGCCCATGCCAAGGTGGTCAACGCCATTGCCGCCATCGTCAACGACGAGATCATCACCCTGCACGAGATTAACCGCGAAGCCCAGCCGGCCCTGCGCGACGCGGACCAGAAGTCGCCCCTGGACGACGCCGGCCGCAGCAGGATCCGTCACGCCGTCCTGAACCAGCTGGTCGAGAAGAAGCTGATCGAGCAGAAGGCCCGGGAGTTGAACATCAAGATCGGCGACGAGGAAATCCGCCAAGCCATCGACGACGTGAAGCGGCAGAACAAGCTCCCCTCCCAGGAGGCGCTGGTGTCCGCCCTGGCCACCCAGGGGCTCACCTTCGACCAGTACCGGGACCAGTTGCGGGACCAGCTTGAACGACTCAGGCTGGTCAGCATGGAGGTCCGCGCCAAGATCCAGGTGGGCGAGTCGGAGATGCGGGAGTACTACGAGGCCAACCAGGCGAAATACACGGAAGAGGAGAGTTATCACGCCCGGCACATCTTTTTCCGCACCAGCGAAAAGGCCCCGGCCGAGGAGATCAAGCGCGCCATGACCACCGCCCTGATGGTGCTGGCCGAGGCCAAAAGCGGCAAGGATTTTGCCGAATTGGCCAAGAGCTACTCGGAAGACCCGGCGGCCCGCAAGGACGGCGGCGACCTGGGGGTGTTCAAGAAGGGGGACATGCTGCCGGAACTGGAGCAGACCATCCTGGCCCTGAAGCCGGGCGAGGTGAGCGAACTGGTTTCCACCCCTGCCGGATTTCACATCATCAAGCTGGAGGAGCGGATCAAGGGTAAGGTAAAGCCGTTCGAGAGCGTCAAAGCCGAGATCGAGGACACCATCTACCGGAAAAAATCCGAGGAGCGCTTCAGCCAGTGGGCAAAGGAGTTGCGCAGCAGGGCCAGCGTGGAGATCAAGGATTTGAAGGGGATTTTGTAG
- a CDS encoding peptidylprolyl isomerase, with the protein MKAIASTKTIAAALCIAALFGCQKGSTGSTTETKKEGQVVAEVNGSTITTGDFARELKNLPEYLKSMADTPQGRKEMMDTMVIRELILQQAAKDGLDKSPEIAEKLADLKKRLIVESFLKKKVETDAKVSDEDLKKFYEQNKDKFKTGDQMRASHILVKTEKQAKDILAQIKAGGKFEELAKKNSVDASAAQGGDLGWFGKGSMVPVFEKAALALKEGQVSDVVKSDFGYHIIKLTGKRAAGVRPFEEVKEQIKAAVMPGKQQEVFQKIKDELKKTAKINIKEDVLNSIGGAKGDGKPAAAPAAAPATPAAPGK; encoded by the coding sequence GTGAAAGCTATCGCCAGCACCAAAACCATCGCCGCCGCCCTCTGCATAGCAGCCCTTTTCGGTTGCCAGAAGGGGTCAACAGGGTCAACAACGGAAACGAAGAAGGAAGGGCAGGTCGTGGCCGAGGTCAACGGCAGCACCATCACCACCGGCGACTTCGCCCGCGAGTTGAAGAATCTCCCCGAGTACCTCAAGAGCATGGCCGACACCCCCCAGGGACGCAAGGAAATGATGGACACCATGGTGATCCGCGAACTGATCCTGCAGCAGGCGGCCAAGGACGGCCTGGACAAGAGCCCGGAGATCGCCGAAAAGCTGGCCGACCTCAAGAAGCGCCTGATTGTCGAGTCGTTCCTGAAGAAGAAGGTCGAGACCGACGCCAAGGTCTCCGACGAGGACCTGAAAAAATTCTACGAGCAGAACAAGGATAAATTCAAAACCGGCGATCAGATGAGGGCCAGCCACATCCTGGTCAAAACCGAAAAGCAAGCCAAGGATATCCTGGCCCAGATCAAGGCCGGCGGGAAATTCGAAGAACTGGCCAAGAAGAACTCCGTAGACGCATCCGCGGCACAGGGCGGCGATCTGGGGTGGTTCGGCAAAGGCTCCATGGTGCCGGTTTTCGAAAAGGCCGCCTTGGCGCTGAAGGAAGGCCAGGTCTCCGACGTGGTTAAATCCGACTTCGGCTATCACATCATCAAGCTGACCGGCAAACGCGCCGCCGGCGTCCGCCCCTTCGAAGAGGTCAAGGAGCAGATCAAGGCCGCCGTCATGCCGGGTAAACAGCAGGAGGTCTTCCAGAAGATCAAGGACGAGTTGAAGAAAACCGCAAAGATCAACATCAAGGAAGACGTGCTGAACAGCATCGGCGGCGCCAAAGGCGACGGCAAGCCTGCGGCTGCTCCGGCTGCCGCCCCGGCAACTCCGGCCGCACCCGGCAAATAA
- a CDS encoding putative bifunctional diguanylate cyclase/phosphodiesterase: protein MKNKPSSPITLKRFIVIASLAVSSITFLIVLAVSSYIYKKHLESSLTRLSGSISQQIFSSIHQGMERGWTRIDIDLFLTQFRRAFPETFTAAVFRSEAINRQYGTPSSEITDSGAQRVFAKGTPHSRRDGDLISQYYPFKAEEQCRTCHLTARAGEVLGVVRVTEDFRAMRQKAMHDIFVIFALFSPFPLVMSFLVAGYVNRRIGAAVDLLSHKVQTVNRVTDLTTLELGNQHTGFAELDNIFGEFGKIVERIRKVAVGKEMLEFEIQVLERFIITSESIKDWKERVAYLLTEVGKVMQVYTMFCIFQVDDEIFDIEIFWKHPPTAETKGIMEEIIRGRIKEEHIKIDMPASIKVVHNIVGSQDAPLHLDRAAIELQTKSLLLKAPQIGGVVGIGFQSKMATDPIRSLVIDSILTTMLNVVGSIKAIYKYTKDLEYYATRDPLTNLYNQRVFWELLGYEVGRAERHDYSFGLLLIDLDNFKCVNDTHGHLFGDKFLTKVGATIHECLRKGDILARYGGDEFTVAIVEADKEQVYMVANRIREALEEMAVVSAEGITVRGTASIGMAIYPIHAQNEKDLFIFADNMTYKAKNSGKNRLVVPTEDDVIEVFKKSGELSRTLIKAVDEKRITPYFQPIVATSDGAVICHEVLCRIEIGGEVLPAVEFIEMAEALGIISKLDYILMEKVFQKVRAERHEGILFINLSPKSLILNEFIPTIIRLTRTYGIDHEKIVFELTERETVKNMTLLERFVEELKLEGFKFAIDDFGSGFSSFQYIRRLPVDFVKIEGVFVRNMLHDPKDMAFVKTLAVLAKEFGIQSVAEYIENEELFEAVRKMGIDYAQGYHTGMPMPGFAEPSRIV, encoded by the coding sequence ATGAAAAACAAACCATCCAGTCCCATAACGCTGAAACGCTTTATCGTTATCGCCAGCCTGGCCGTGTCGAGCATCACCTTCCTGATCGTCCTGGCCGTCAGCTCCTATATCTACAAGAAACACCTCGAGAGCTCCCTGACCCGTCTTTCCGGTTCCATCTCCCAGCAGATCTTCAGTTCCATACACCAGGGCATGGAACGGGGCTGGACCCGCATCGACATCGACCTATTCCTCACCCAGTTCCGCCGGGCCTTTCCCGAGACCTTCACGGCCGCGGTATTCCGGAGCGAGGCGATCAACCGCCAGTACGGCACCCCTTCGAGCGAGATCACGGACAGCGGCGCCCAGCGGGTATTTGCCAAGGGCACGCCCCACTCCCGGCGGGACGGGGATCTGATCAGCCAGTACTACCCCTTCAAGGCGGAAGAGCAATGCCGGACCTGCCACCTGACGGCCCGTGCCGGAGAGGTCCTGGGGGTGGTGAGGGTCACCGAGGATTTCCGCGCCATGCGGCAGAAGGCGATGCACGACATCTTCGTCATCTTCGCCCTGTTCTCGCCCTTCCCCCTGGTGATGTCCTTCCTGGTCGCCGGCTACGTCAACCGCCGCATCGGAGCGGCGGTCGATCTACTCAGCCACAAGGTGCAGACGGTCAACCGGGTCACCGACCTCACCACCCTGGAACTGGGGAACCAGCACACCGGGTTTGCGGAGTTGGACAACATCTTCGGCGAGTTCGGCAAGATCGTGGAGCGGATCAGGAAGGTTGCCGTGGGCAAGGAGATGCTGGAGTTCGAGATCCAGGTGCTGGAACGGTTCATCATCACCTCCGAGTCCATCAAGGACTGGAAGGAGCGGGTCGCGTACCTTTTGACCGAGGTCGGCAAGGTCATGCAGGTCTACACCATGTTCTGCATCTTCCAGGTGGATGACGAAATTTTCGATATCGAAATCTTCTGGAAGCATCCCCCCACCGCCGAGACCAAGGGCATCATGGAAGAGATCATCCGGGGGAGGATCAAAGAGGAGCACATCAAGATCGACATGCCTGCCTCCATCAAGGTGGTCCACAACATCGTCGGCAGCCAGGACGCGCCCCTCCACCTGGACCGGGCCGCGATCGAGCTGCAAACCAAATCCCTGCTCCTCAAGGCGCCCCAGATCGGCGGCGTGGTGGGCATCGGTTTCCAGTCCAAAATGGCCACCGACCCGATCCGCTCCCTGGTCATCGACAGCATCCTCACCACCATGCTCAACGTGGTCGGCTCCATCAAGGCCATCTACAAGTACACCAAGGACCTCGAATACTATGCCACCCGCGACCCCCTGACCAACCTGTACAACCAGCGCGTATTCTGGGAACTGCTCGGATACGAGGTGGGGCGCGCCGAGCGGCACGACTACAGTTTCGGCCTGCTGTTGATCGACCTGGACAATTTCAAGTGCGTCAACGACACCCACGGCCACCTCTTCGGCGACAAGTTCCTGACCAAGGTCGGGGCCACCATCCACGAATGCCTGCGCAAGGGGGACATCCTGGCACGCTACGGCGGCGACGAATTCACCGTCGCCATTGTGGAGGCGGACAAGGAGCAGGTCTACATGGTGGCGAACCGGATCAGGGAGGCCCTGGAGGAGATGGCGGTGGTCTCCGCGGAGGGCATCACGGTCCGCGGCACCGCCTCCATCGGCATGGCGATCTATCCGATCCACGCCCAAAACGAAAAGGACCTGTTCATCTTCGCCGACAACATGACCTACAAGGCCAAGAACTCGGGCAAGAACCGGCTGGTCGTCCCGACGGAAGACGACGTGATCGAGGTCTTCAAGAAGAGCGGCGAACTCTCCCGCACACTCATCAAGGCGGTGGACGAGAAACGGATCACCCCCTACTTCCAGCCCATCGTCGCCACGTCCGACGGCGCCGTCATCTGCCACGAGGTGCTCTGCCGGATCGAGATCGGAGGCGAGGTTCTTCCCGCGGTCGAATTCATCGAGATGGCCGAGGCCCTCGGCATCATCAGCAAACTGGACTACATCCTCATGGAAAAGGTCTTTCAGAAGGTCCGGGCGGAACGGCACGAGGGGATACTTTTCATCAACCTCTCCCCCAAATCCCTCATCCTCAATGAATTCATCCCGACCATCATCAGGCTGACCCGCACCTATGGCATCGACCACGAGAAGATCGTCTTCGAACTGACGGAGCGGGAAACCGTCAAGAACATGACCCTGCTGGAACGGTTCGTGGAGGAATTGAAGCTCGAAGGCTTCAAGTTCGCCATCGACGATTTCGGGTCGGGCTTTTCCTCGTTCCAGTACATCCGGCGGTTGCCGGTGGATTTCGTCAAGATTGAAGGGGTATTTGTGCGCAACATGCTCCACGACCCCAAGGATATGGCCTTCGTCAAGACCCTTGCCGTGCTGGCCAAGGAGTTCGGCATCCAATCGGTCGCGGAATATATCGAAAACGAGGAGCTGTTCGAGGCGGTGCGGAAAATGGGGATCGACTACGCCCAGGGATACCATACCGGCATGCCGATGCCCGGCTTTGCGGAGCCCTCCCGGATAGTGTGA